A single window of Populus nigra chromosome 17, ddPopNigr1.1, whole genome shotgun sequence DNA harbors:
- the LOC133677157 gene encoding lectin-domain containing receptor kinase VI.3-like, whose protein sequence is MASTICLFLLFFFFSMIVEAQSVDFIFNGFNESEKNLTIDRASIIKPSGLLRLTNKTQDAVGHAFYSKPIQMLDTSSNSSPNASSFSTTFVFQIVSPKGKGGFGLAFALAPSNQLPGAAAGHHLGLFNTSNDGNSSNHIFAVEFDTVNGFNENSDSEGNHVGVNINSMRSNSSRAASYSEDDNPNRFEELILESGKPIQAWIEYDGAAKLVSVTIAPMEQSRPIIPLISFPVDLSTIVKDNMYAGFSSSTGKKTSSHYILGWSFSTEGAARPLNLFRLPVAPIFEDSSSSFQPSVITIIASLCAVTTILFAILFFHAVYRKWPQSEALEDWELDCPHRFRYQDLHTATKGFKKSEIIGAGGFGAVYKGRLPTNGNEVAVKRITPNSIQGLRGFTAEIECLGRLRHKNLVNLQGWCKRNNDLLVVYDYIPNGSLAGLLFSRGNNFVLSWEQRFNIVKDIAAGLLYLHEEWEQVVIHRDVKSSNVLIDAGMNGRLGDFGLARLYDHGTMSHTTNIVGTIGYIAPELTRTGQSSTSSDVYAYGILLLEVACGRKPVETSNFILTDFVIECHQKGRVLDAADPELNSAFVVKEMEVVLGLGLLCSHQKPKARPTMREVIRYLNWEDKLPVIDDLGSSDSPCRSTRYMGEVSIEMITSSIDAGR, encoded by the coding sequence ATGGCCTCCacgatttgtttgtttttgttgttctttttcttttctatgattgttgagGCTCAAAGTGTAGACTTCATCTTCAATGGATTcaatgaaagtgaaaaaaacctCACAATTGATAGAGCTTCTATTATCAAGCCTAGTGGTTTACTAAGGCTCACCAACAAAACACAAGATGCTGTAGGGCATGCATTTTATTCCAAACCAATACAGATGCTTGACACAAGTTCAAATTCATCTCCAAATGCTTCATCTTTCAGCACAACCTTTGTCTTTCAGATAGTCTCtccaaaaggaaaaggaggcTTCGGCCTTGCTTTCGCCTTAGCTCCCTCCAACCAGCTTCCCGGGGCTGCCGCGGGGCATCACCTTGGTCTTTTCAACACTTCAAATGATGGTAATAGCTCGAACCATATTTTCGCTGTTGAATTTGACACGGTTAATGGGTTCAACGAGAATTCAGACTCTGAAGGAAATCATGTTGGAGTCAACATTAACAGCATGCGTTCGAACTCATCGAGGGCAGCTTCCTATAGCGAGGATGACAACCCAAACCGGTTTGAAGAATTGATATTGGAGAGTGGTAAACCTATTCAAGCCTGGATAGAATATGATGGTGCGGCTAAACTTGTTAGTGTAACAATAGCTCCCATGGAGCAAAGCAGACCGATTATACCACTCATTTCTTTTCCCGTAGATCTAAGCACAATTGTTAAGGATAACATGTATGCTGGTTTCTCTTCCTCTACTGGTAAAAAGACAAGCTCTCATTACATACTGGGATGGAGTTTTTCCACTGAAGGAGCAGCCCGTCCCCTCAATCTTTTTCGACTTCCCGTCGCACCAATATTTGAAGACAGTTCATCATCTTTCCAACCCTCAGTGATTACTATTATCGCTTCGTTATGCGCTGTGACCACTATTCTGTTCGCAATACTGTTCTTTCATGCTGTGTACAGAAAGTGGCCTCAGTCTGAGGCTCTTGAAGACTGGGAATTGGATTGTCCACACAGGTTTCGCTATCAAGATCTACATACGGCAACTAAGGGTTTTAAAAAGAGTGAGATAATTGGGGCTGGTGGGTTTGGTGCGGTGTACAAAGGTAGATTGCCTACAAACGGAAATGAAGTTGCTGTTAAGAGAATCACTCCCAATTCAATCCAGGGTTTGAGAGGATTCACTGCGGAGATCGAGTGCCTGGGACGTTTACGGCACAAGAACTTGGTGAATCTCCAAGGATGGTGTAAGAGAAATAACGACCTCCTCGTGGTTTATGACTACATCCCAAATGGAAGCCTTGCCGGTCTCCTTTTCAGTCGGGGAAACAACTTTGTACTTAGCTGGGAGCAAAGATTCAATATTGTTAAAGACATTGCAGCAGGGCTTTTGTATCTGCATGAGGAATGGGAGCAAGTGGTGATTCACAGAGATGTCAAGTCAAGCAATGTCCTGATAGACGCTGGAATGAACGGGCGGTTAGGGGACTTTGGTCTAGCCAGGTTGTATGATCATGGCACCATGTCGCACACCACAAATATTGTTGGCACGATAGGGTATATCGCACCTGAATTGACACGGACCGGTCAGTCTTCTACCAGTTCCGATGTGTACGCATACGGTATTTTGCTCCTTGAAGTGGCTTGTGGCCGAAAGCCCGTTGAAACGAGTAACTTCATCCTGACAGATTTCGTGATTGAATGCCATCAAAAGGGTAGAGTTCTTGATGCAGCTGATCCAGAGCTGAACTCTGCCTTCGTGGTCAAGGAAATGGAGGTGGTGCTGGGGTTGGGTCTTCTGTGTTCTCATCAGAAGCCTAAAGCCAGGCCAACCATGAGAGAAGTCATACGGTATCTCAACTGGGAAGACAAGCTCCCAGTGATTGATGATCTGGGCTCTTCTGATTCTCCATGTAGGAGCACAAGATATATGGGAGAGGTTTCCATTGAAATGATCACAAGTTCCATAGATGCTGGCAGATAG
- the LOC133676922 gene encoding uncharacterized protein LOC133676922 has product MEENSVFMEENSEQGIDVNRPRKLNLNLPLLSTRRLGGHAGKEETCYATKSQAALQDTSDRIPFCWEQAPGKPKDGDSYDIHEAGTPQPRLPPCRWHLQNEAAKNGDPNCFVSLDDHDDGCDADADDDDDGEEIDVFSDAIDVLSLTEAIDIAQKSNDGHRLDRLNLESVNATDSQSLNFMMERFLPDATALAASSTLCAFSNLNKKLPYPYNYSEEYVSRTVGQSHPSEASHKGCGLELLFPWRLKHKLCGVKSPARQVSPNVQPQYCSTKQKKLCSLNRPLRDLHKDI; this is encoded by the coding sequence ATGGAGGAAAATAGTGTGTTTATGGAAGAAAATAGTGAACAAGGGATCGATGTCAATCGCCCGAGAAAGCTGAACTTAAACCTGCCTCTCTTATCGACTAGGCGGCTGGGTGGCCACGCCGGTAAGGAAGAAACCTGTTACGCAACAAAGTCACAGGCTGCTTTACAGGATACGAGTGATAGGATCCCATTTTGTTGGGAACAAGCTCCTGGCAAGCCCAAGGACGGGGATAGTTATGACATCCATGAAGCAGGAACTCCTCAGCCGAGGCTCCCACCATGCAGATGGCATCTACAAAATGAAGCAGCAAAAAATGGCGACCCCAATTGTTTCGTCAGCCTGGATGATCATGATGATGGTTGTGATGCTGATGctgatgacgatgatgatggCGAAGAGATTGACGTGTTTTCAGATGCCATAGATGTTTTGTCATTGACAGAAGCAATAGACATTGCCCAGAAATCCAACGATGGTCACAGACTAGACAGGCTAAATTTAGAGAGTGTGAACGCAACTGATAGCCAGTCTCTAAATTTCATGATGGAGCGGTTTCTGCCGGATGCCACTGCATTAGCTGCATCATCTACACTTTGCGCGTTCAGTAATCTCAACAAGAAGCTCCCATATCCATACAATTATTCAGAGGAGTACGTCTCAAGAACAGTAGGGCAATCACATCCATCAGAGGCTTCACATAAAGGTTGTGGCCTGGAACTCCTGTTCCCTTGGCGCTTGAAGCACAAGCTCTGTGGTGTAAAGAGTCCTGCGAGACAAGTCTCACCAAATGTCCAGCCTCAGTACTGTtctacaaaacaaaagaaactctGTTCACTTAATAGGCCTTTGAGAGATCTACATAAAGATATTTGA
- the LOC133677276 gene encoding importin subunit beta-1-like: MAMEITQFLLAAQSPDANIRTQAEASLRQFQEQSLPLFLLSLSVELANNEKPLESRRLAGIVLKNSLDAKDSVRKEHLVQQWMAIEISMKAQIKDLLLRTLGSSASEARHTSAQVIAKVASIEIPRKQWPELIGSLLKNMTQQDSPAALKQATLETLGYVCEEISHQDLVQDEVNSVLTAVVQGMNLAEHSCEVRLAATKALYNALDFAQTNFENDMERNYIMKVVCETAISKEADIRQAAFECLVSIASTYYDVLEPYMQTLFQLTSNAVKGDEESVALQAIEFWSSICDEEIELQEYGTLEGGDSGSTHSRFIEKALPYLVPLLLDTLLKQEEDQDQDDSIWNISMSGGTCLGLVARTVGDSVVKLVMPFVEGNILKPDWHCREAATYAFGSILEGPSLETLGPLVSNGLDFLLNAMRDENNHVKDTTAWALSRIFEFLHCPASGFSVVSPENLERIVTVLLESINDAPNVAEKVCGAIYYLAQGYEDAGTNSSLLTQYIPRIISELLKTAERSDGSDSKIRTSAYETLNEVVRSSNIVETSQIILELLKSVLHKLGQTLDLQIVSSDDREKQGDLQASLCAVIQVIVQKLSSTDETKPSILQAADTIMFLFLRVFACRRSTVHEEAMLAIGALAHASGPEFEKYMPELYKYLEMGLQNFEEYEVCAITVGVIGDICRALEDKVLPYCDGIMNHLVRNLQSAELHRSVKPPIFACFGDIALAIGEQFSKYVEPTVAMMRSAAEVCAQMDNSDEELMDYGNQLKRSIFEAYSGILQGFKDSKPELMLPHAGHLFQFIEVVFREKYRDESVTKAAVAVMGDLADALGPNTKILFKDNAFCIQFLGECLQSDDEHLKETANWTQVMIARVVS, from the exons ATGGCAATGGAGATCACTCAGTTTCTATTGGCTGCCCAATCACCAGATGCAAATATCCGTACTCAGGCAGAGGCTAGTCTTAGGCAGTTCCAAGAGCAGAGCTTGCCCCTTTTCCTCTTATCATTGTCAGTGGAGCTTGCAAACAATGAGAAGCCTTTGGAATCACGTAGGTTGGCTGGTATTGTTCTTAAAAACTCTTTAGATGCTAAAGATTCTGTGAGAAAGGAACATCTTGTTCAGCAATGGATGGCAATTGAAATTTCCATGAAAGCACAAATCAAAGACTTGCTCCTGAGGACTCTTGGGTCATCTGCATCAGAAGCAAGACACACTTCTGCCCAAGTAATTGCAAAAGTTGCTTCCATTGAGATTCCACGGAAGCAGTGGCCTGAGCTTATCGGATCATTGCTTAAGAATATGACCCAGCAAGATAGTCCTGCAGCTTTGAAACAGGCAACATTGGAAACTCTTGGATATGTTTGTGAGGAGATATCCCACCAGGATCTTGTGCAGGATGAAGTGAACTCTGTTCTCACTGCTGTTGTCCAAGGCATGAACCTTGCTGAACATAGTTGTGAAGTACGCCTTGCTGCTACAAAGGCCTTATATAATGCCTTAGATTTTGCTCAGACCAACTTTGAAAATGATATGGAGCGCAATTACATAATGAAGGTGGTATGCGAGACAGCAATTTCTAAAGAGGCAGATATCAGGCAGGCTGCTTTTGAGTGTCTTGTTTCGATAGCGTCAACATACTATGATGTGCTTGAACCTTATATGCAGACCCTCTTCCAGCTCACATCAAATGCTGTGAAAGGGGATGAAGAGAGTGTTGCCCTCCAAGCAATAGAATTCTGGAGCTCCATTTGTGATGAAGAGATAGAGCTTCAAGAATATGGGACCCTTGAAGGTGGAGATTCGGGGTCTACTCATTCACGCTTCATAGAAAAGGCCCTCCCATATCTTGTTCCTTTGTTGTTGGATACTTTGTTGAAACAGGAGGAGGATCAGGATCAAGATGATAGCATTTGGAATATATCCATGTCAGGGGGCACCTGTCTAGGTCTTGTTGCTAGAACTGTTGGGGATTCTGTTGTGAAACTAGTAATGCCCTTTGTAGAGGGTAATATTCTGAAGCCAGATTGGCATTGTCGTGAGGCAGCCACATATGCATTTGGCTCAATTCTAGAAGGCCCTAGCCTTGAAACATTAGGTCCGCTTGTTTCTAATGGCTTGGATTTTCTGCTTAATGCGATGAGGGATGAAAATAATCATGTTAAGGACACAACTGCATGGGCTCTTAGTCGTATATTTGAGTTTTTGCACTGTCCTGCCAGTGGATTTTCTGTGGTTTCCCCAGAGAACCTGGAAAGGATTGTAACTGTCTTGCTGGAGAGTATTAATGATGCTCCAAATGTAGCTGAAAAGGTTTGTGGGGCAATCTATTACCTTGCACAGGGATATGAAGATGCTGGAACAAATTCCTCACTTCTAACTCAATACATCCCTAGGATAATCTCTGAACTTCTCAAAACTGCTGAGCGGTCAGATGGGAGCGATTCTAAGATCAGGACTTCTGCTTATGAAACATTGAACGAGGTTGTTAGGTCGTCCAATATTGTGGAAACATCTCAAATTATTTTGGAGCTGCTCAAAAGCGTCTTGCATAAGTTGGGGCAGACTCTAGATCTTCAAATTGTCTCATCAGATGATAGAGAGAAGCAAGGAGACTTGCAAGCATCCCTTTGTGCTGTTATCCAGGTGATCGTCCAAAAGCTTAGCAGCACTGATGAGACCAAGCCCAGTATACTTCAGGCTGCAGATACAATTATGTTTCTGTTCCTCAGGGTTTTTGCTTGCCGCAGATCTACTGTGCATGAGGAAGCAATGCTTGCAATTGGTGCACTGGCTCATGCCTCTGGTCCAGAATTTGAGAAGTACATGCCTGAGCTATACAAATACCTGGAGATGGGATTACAGAATTTTGAGGAATACGAGGTTTGTGCCATCACAGTTGGGGTGATTGGTGACATTTGCCGTGCATTGGAGGACAAGGTCTTACCTTACTGTGATGGGATCATGAACCACCTTGTCCGCAATCTCCAAAGTGCTGAACTCCACCGGTCAGTTAAGCCTCCAATATTTGCCTGCTTTGGTGATATTGCTCTTGCGATAGGTGAGCAATTCTCTAAGTACGTTGAGCCTACAGTAGCAATGATGCGGAGCGCAGCTGAGGTCTGTGCTCAGATGGACAATAGTGATGAGGAGTTGATGGATTATGGCAACCAGCTTAAGCGTAGCATATTTGAAGCTTATTCTGGTATTCTTCAGGGATTCAAAGATTCCAAGCCTGAGTTGATGCTGCCACATGCTGGTCATCTTTTCCAGTTCATAGAAGTGGTTTTCAGAGAGAAATATAG GGATGAGAGTGTCACAAAAGCAGCAGTTGCCGTGATGGGCGACCTGGCGGATGCTCTTGGTCCTAACACGAAGATACTGTTCAAAGACAACGCATTCTGCATTCAATTTCTCGGCGAGTGTCTTCAATCCGACGACGAACATCTCAAAGAGACTGCAAACTGGACCCAAGTGATGATCGCTCGCGTTGTTTCATGA